A genomic stretch from Pseudomonas mendocina includes:
- a CDS encoding flavin reductase family protein, which translates to MIDPMAFRQALSHFATGVTVVTTRDADDQPIGVTASSFNSVSLTPPLVLWSIGRNAYSYPAFAETEHFAVHVLGEHQQEWSNRFGRAGADKFGGLKWHEGIAALPLLEGCPVRFECVVEHRYEGGDHMILVGRVLRVSEAEHAAAPLLFHRGRYAALDSASEGR; encoded by the coding sequence ATGATTGACCCTATGGCATTTCGTCAGGCCCTCAGCCACTTCGCCACAGGCGTTACGGTGGTTACGACGCGGGATGCTGACGACCAGCCAATTGGCGTTACTGCCAGCAGCTTTAACAGCGTCTCTCTGACGCCGCCGCTGGTGCTGTGGAGCATTGGGCGCAATGCCTATAGCTACCCAGCGTTTGCCGAGACCGAGCACTTTGCAGTGCATGTGCTGGGTGAGCACCAGCAGGAGTGGTCGAACCGTTTCGGCCGGGCTGGTGCAGACAAGTTCGGCGGGCTCAAGTGGCATGAAGGGATTGCCGCACTGCCGCTGCTTGAGGGCTGCCCGGTGCGTTTTGAGTGTGTGGTGGAACACCGCTACGAAGGCGGCGACCACATGATATTGGTCGGTCGTGTGTTGCGCGTGAGCGAAGCAGAACACGCTGCTGCACCGCTGCTTTTCCACCGTGGTCGCTATGCCGCTTTAGACAGTGCCTCAGAAGGCAGATAA
- a CDS encoding outer membrane protein transport protein, with amino-acid sequence MTHFKLTATGLTALLLTFAAQQVYATQGTFPHGYGVKSEGMGGVVLALPQDSLVGASNPAGMVWVGTRVDAGVALLQVDNGIEFAGETVSGVEDNDLYIIPQLGANRMLDEVSSIGLSIVGNGVGTAYGSDSNVGGLERPGSEFQQMVATVSYARKLNERHSYGIGVMLIRQQLDIDGTSSIGLPEGRDESYGAGLRLGYMGKLTDELTLGLSYATRGYMGKMKRFENLLAEGGDMDMPSNYGIGLSYAKGDWTVAADVQRILWSDVKSLGNPGVSRATGAPGDSDGPGFGWRDQTVYRLGIAYQATQDLTLRLGYNDANQLLDSRDGYLGMLAPAANHQHVTLGATYRLQGGNELSFAYARSFKDKVDGDGNGPDAVSSPYMGQHWLSFSYGVVF; translated from the coding sequence GTGACCCATTTCAAACTCACCGCCACCGGTTTAACTGCACTGTTGCTGACTTTTGCAGCGCAACAGGTCTATGCCACTCAAGGCACTTTCCCACATGGCTACGGGGTGAAATCCGAAGGCATGGGCGGCGTGGTGCTGGCGCTGCCGCAGGACTCTTTGGTGGGCGCATCCAACCCAGCCGGTATGGTTTGGGTTGGTACCCGCGTGGATGCTGGTGTGGCCTTGTTGCAAGTGGATAACGGCATAGAGTTCGCTGGCGAAACCGTCAGCGGTGTCGAAGACAATGACCTCTATATCATTCCGCAGCTCGGTGCGAACCGCATGCTGGATGAGGTCAGCAGTATTGGCCTTTCCATCGTTGGTAATGGTGTGGGTACCGCTTACGGCAGCGACAGCAATGTTGGTGGTCTTGAGCGTCCTGGCTCGGAGTTCCAGCAGATGGTCGCCACCGTCAGCTATGCACGCAAACTTAACGAGCGCCACAGCTACGGCATCGGTGTGATGCTGATCCGGCAGCAGTTGGATATCGACGGCACCTCCAGCATTGGCCTGCCAGAAGGGCGCGATGAGTCTTACGGCGCAGGGCTGCGTCTGGGCTATATGGGCAAACTAACCGATGAGCTGACCCTAGGCCTGAGCTACGCCACCCGTGGCTATATGGGCAAGATGAAGCGCTTTGAAAATCTACTGGCTGAAGGCGGCGACATGGATATGCCGTCCAACTACGGTATTGGCCTGAGCTACGCCAAAGGCGACTGGACGGTAGCTGCTGACGTGCAGCGCATTCTCTGGAGTGATGTGAAATCCCTCGGCAACCCCGGCGTCAGTCGTGCTACCGGCGCACCGGGCGACAGCGATGGCCCTGGTTTCGGCTGGCGCGATCAGACGGTCTACCGCCTAGGCATCGCCTACCAGGCCACTCAGGACCTGACTCTGCGCCTGGGCTACAACGACGCTAACCAGCTGCTCGACAGCCGCGATGGCTATCTGGGCATGCTCGCTCCGGCGGCTAACCATCAGCACGTCACCCTGGGCGCCACTTATCGCCTGCAAGGCGGCAATGAGCTGTCCTTTGCCTATGCCCGTTCCTTTAAGGACAAGGTGGACGGCGACGGTAATGGCCCAGACGCAGTGAGTTCGCCGTATATGGGGCAGCACTGGCTGTCATTTAGCTATGGCGTGGTGTTCTGA
- a CDS encoding styrene monooxygenase/indole monooxygenase family protein, with the protein MRTITIVGAGQAGLQLGIGLLQQGYIVNLISNRTGEQIAAGRVLSSQSMYDMALGFERELGIALWDDVCPPTDGVHMRAGNHEGLLVDWRARMHAPGQSVDQRIKMPRWMDEFVRQGGNLIIEEADIESLERYAQSSDLVIVASGKGDIGKLFERDNERSVFDRPLRTISLTYVHDMLPRKDFSALNISINPGVGEYVNFPCITHTGPGDIINLECVPGGPMDRWEEVTTPAEHLELAVELIREFFPWEASRCENLRLTDDLGTLVGRLTPTVRKPIGVLPSGRTVLGMADALVLNDPVTGQGSNNASKCANVYMKCIVEQGVDGFDDAWKQATFERYWDYAQWVTKFTNTHLLPPPDSALRIFAACAANPAIAATVANAFDDPQSLNPWYYDLNEAERFINSFAMAKEA; encoded by the coding sequence ATGAGAACAATAACAATCGTAGGTGCCGGGCAAGCGGGTTTACAGCTAGGCATTGGTTTGCTGCAACAGGGTTATATCGTCAATCTGATTTCCAATCGTACCGGCGAGCAGATCGCGGCTGGCCGGGTGCTGTCCAGCCAGTCGATGTACGACATGGCGCTGGGTTTTGAGCGTGAACTGGGTATCGCTCTGTGGGATGACGTTTGCCCTCCCACTGATGGCGTGCACATGCGTGCGGGCAATCATGAGGGTTTGTTAGTGGACTGGCGGGCACGTATGCATGCGCCGGGACAGTCGGTGGATCAGCGCATCAAGATGCCGCGCTGGATGGATGAGTTTGTGCGCCAGGGCGGCAACCTGATTATCGAAGAGGCAGACATCGAGTCGTTGGAGCGTTACGCACAAAGTAGCGATCTGGTGATTGTCGCCAGCGGTAAGGGCGATATTGGTAAGTTGTTTGAGCGTGATAATGAGCGCAGTGTGTTTGATCGTCCGCTGCGCACCATCTCCCTCACCTATGTACACGACATGCTGCCGCGCAAGGACTTCAGTGCGCTGAACATCAGCATCAACCCAGGTGTTGGCGAATACGTAAACTTTCCCTGCATCACCCACACCGGGCCTGGCGACATCATTAACCTGGAGTGCGTACCCGGTGGTCCGATGGATCGTTGGGAGGAAGTCACAACGCCTGCAGAGCACTTAGAGCTGGCGGTCGAGTTGATTCGGGAGTTCTTCCCATGGGAAGCCTCGCGTTGTGAAAACCTGCGTCTGACCGATGACCTGGGCACGCTGGTAGGACGCCTTACTCCGACTGTGCGCAAGCCGATTGGCGTGCTGCCTTCAGGCCGTACTGTATTGGGAATGGCTGATGCGCTGGTGCTTAATGATCCGGTCACCGGACAGGGATCCAACAACGCCAGTAAGTGCGCCAATGTGTACATGAAGTGCATTGTCGAGCAGGGTGTTGATGGTTTTGATGATGCCTGGAAACAAGCCACCTTTGAGCGTTATTGGGATTACGCACAATGGGTCACTAAATTCACTAATACCCATCTGCTGCCACCGCCTGATTCGGCTTTGCGCATATTCGCAGCCTGTGCTGCTAACCCAGCAATTGCAGCGACTGTAGCCAACGCGTTTGATGATCCGCAGAGTCTCAACCCCTGGTATTACGACCTGAATGAAGCTGAGCGCTTTATCAACAGTTTTGCCATGGCGAAGGAGGCTTGA
- a CDS encoding AraC family transcriptional regulator yields the protein MNNRLAKQGYQSLQVLRSRDLDETRKLVADVFCEHRLHNDSGHTLNYQHSYLSTGHISFSQISYGAQVKIQPEKLDSFYLIQIPLAGYDTLQICGREQLSDHRHGSVHGPDESLEMNWSGDCRKLVVRIEREALELHASSLYGHVIQRPLRFYSGMNLDHPACAAWRNTARHIFGELQRSPQLFEMPLIRNQFEQTLMTALLSWQPHNLLAESQQTLPKVLPRHVKLAADYIQANPEENITVECLTAISGVSGRTLFAGFAKFLGMSPMRYLRDVRLDRVHHDLLDPSKPRSVTQVATRWGFYQLGRMASDYRKRFGESPRETLVRGLVR from the coding sequence ATGAATAATCGCCTAGCAAAGCAGGGGTATCAGTCTCTTCAGGTCCTGCGCTCGCGGGACCTAGATGAAACCCGCAAACTGGTGGCGGATGTGTTCTGCGAACACCGTTTGCATAACGACAGCGGCCACACGCTCAATTATCAACACAGCTATCTAAGCACCGGCCACATCAGCTTCAGCCAGATCAGCTATGGCGCGCAGGTGAAGATCCAACCGGAAAAGCTGGACAGTTTTTACCTCATTCAAATACCGCTGGCTGGGTATGACACCCTGCAAATCTGCGGACGTGAGCAGCTCAGCGACCATCGCCATGGCAGCGTCCACGGCCCGGACGAAAGCCTGGAGATGAACTGGAGCGGTGACTGCCGCAAACTGGTGGTTCGCATCGAGCGTGAAGCACTGGAGTTACACGCCAGCAGCTTGTATGGGCACGTCATACAGCGGCCTCTGCGCTTTTATTCCGGCATGAATCTCGACCATCCGGCCTGTGCGGCCTGGCGTAATACGGCACGGCATATTTTCGGGGAATTGCAGCGCTCGCCGCAGCTGTTCGAGATGCCGCTGATCCGCAACCAGTTCGAACAGACCCTGATGACCGCATTGCTCTCCTGGCAGCCGCACAATCTGCTGGCAGAGTCGCAACAAACGCTGCCCAAAGTGCTGCCCCGTCACGTCAAATTGGCGGCCGATTACATACAGGCCAACCCGGAGGAAAACATCACCGTGGAATGTCTTACGGCCATCAGCGGAGTCAGCGGAAGGACCCTGTTTGCCGGCTTTGCCAAGTTCCTCGGCATGAGCCCCATGCGCTACCTGCGCGATGTACGCCTGGACCGCGTGCATCATGACCTGCTCGACCCCAGCAAACCCCGCAGCGTCACCCAGGTCGCCACCCGCTGGGGCTTCTATCAGCTTGGCCGCATGGCCAGTGACTACCGCAAACGTTTTGGCGAAAGTCCGAGGGAGACGCTGGTGCGGGGGCTGGTTCGATAA
- a CDS encoding amidase: MSLPDNLHYLDMQELSLLIRTRKISPVEVTEAMLERINSLDGVLHSYARVTPELALEQAHEAEAELAQGICRSPFHGIPLAYKDLFDTAGVVTAAGMPVHANRVPQQDATVVARLREAGVVMLGKLQMTEGAFAIHHPSIEPPVNPWGANHWTGASSSGCGVATAAGLCFGSLGSDTGGSIRFPCAANGLTGLKPTWGRVSRYGVFEMAASLDHVGPITRSARDTLFLLSTIAGHDPLDPTSMPSVCLEIPGIDESFKGLRVGVDESWLSDGVDPEIQQALQAVMQLVAGGGGQLIRVRMPDTRAVSSNWEAHCGVQTAVAHDLTYTQRASEYGPALSRLIEGGRALSGMDYQRILLDAQRFTGQMDALMNELDVVLAPVQPYAAPTHAKLASLALDPEANRRLIQFTAPFNVSGHPCLSLPIGFTQGGMPIGGQFIARKGGEAVLCRAGMALQKVSDWHRRRPAAYQ; the protein is encoded by the coding sequence ATGAGTCTGCCTGACAACCTGCACTATCTCGATATGCAGGAACTTTCACTGCTGATCCGCACCCGCAAAATTTCTCCGGTCGAAGTGACCGAAGCCATGTTGGAGCGTATCAATTCGTTGGATGGCGTGCTGCACAGCTACGCCCGTGTTACTCCCGAATTGGCGCTGGAACAGGCCCATGAGGCTGAAGCGGAGCTAGCCCAGGGCATTTGTCGCAGCCCGTTTCACGGTATTCCACTGGCCTACAAAGACCTGTTCGACACCGCTGGTGTGGTGACTGCCGCGGGTATGCCTGTACACGCTAACCGTGTACCGCAGCAAGATGCCACTGTGGTAGCCAGACTGCGCGAGGCGGGCGTGGTGATGCTGGGGAAACTGCAAATGACTGAAGGCGCGTTTGCGATTCATCACCCTAGCATTGAACCGCCGGTCAACCCATGGGGAGCGAACCACTGGACAGGTGCTTCATCCAGTGGTTGTGGAGTGGCTACGGCGGCTGGCCTGTGTTTTGGCTCACTGGGTAGCGACACTGGCGGTTCGATTCGCTTTCCATGCGCGGCCAACGGCCTGACCGGGCTTAAACCGACTTGGGGACGGGTCAGCCGTTATGGTGTATTCGAGATGGCTGCCAGCCTTGATCATGTCGGGCCTATCACCCGCAGTGCGCGGGACACCCTGTTTTTGCTCTCGACTATCGCCGGTCACGATCCGCTTGATCCGACCTCAATGCCTAGCGTGTGCTTAGAAATCCCCGGTATCGACGAAAGCTTCAAAGGCCTGCGTGTCGGTGTCGATGAGAGCTGGCTGAGCGATGGTGTAGACCCGGAAATCCAGCAAGCTCTGCAAGCGGTTATGCAGTTGGTTGCAGGTGGCGGCGGACAATTGATCCGTGTGCGCATGCCGGATACCCGTGCTGTCAGCAGCAACTGGGAGGCCCACTGCGGCGTACAGACCGCTGTGGCCCATGACCTTACCTATACACAGCGCGCCAGTGAGTATGGTCCGGCTCTGAGCCGCCTGATCGAGGGTGGACGGGCACTGAGCGGTATGGATTACCAGCGTATTCTGCTCGACGCACAGCGCTTCACCGGTCAGATGGATGCCCTGATGAACGAGCTGGATGTGGTGCTTGCACCGGTGCAGCCGTATGCGGCACCAACCCACGCCAAGCTGGCCAGCTTGGCCCTGGACCCGGAAGCCAACCGCCGCCTTATTCAATTCACGGCGCCGTTTAACGTCAGTGGCCATCCGTGCCTGAGCCTGCCTATTGGCTTTACTCAGGGTGGCATGCCCATTGGCGGCCAGTTCATTGCCCGCAAAGGTGGTGAAGCCGTGCTGTGCCGTGCCGGTATGGCGCTACAAAAAGTCAGCGACTGGCATCGTCGCCGTCCGGCGGCTTATCAGTGA
- a CDS encoding alpha/beta hydrolase, with protein MPIESPSESQFVLVDGVRLHYQVLGNDTGRPPIIFTHGGGPGSTAWSNFRLSAATFAAHHRCYFLDLPQFGRSDMVLVQGPLWSWHARKMLGFMDAVGIVKAHLINQSFGGGVALRLAADNPERVARIITIGSQPVDQGALAPLPLFSKHAANLMSDYYLEGGGPSLEKMRVLLQRYELHDDKCLDSENLRLRFQASNNPGYIQLLKTPGAFGDWENLLPVLNQIESPVLLCWGLHDWFGSVDVPMMMLNRLRDGNLHVFGNAAHHLQTECPDAFNRLASCFIGAEQ; from the coding sequence ATGCCCATTGAGTCTCCAAGCGAAAGTCAGTTCGTTTTGGTCGACGGTGTCCGCTTGCACTATCAAGTGCTGGGAAATGACACCGGACGCCCCCCAATTATCTTCACCCACGGCGGTGGGCCAGGCAGCACTGCCTGGAGCAACTTCCGCCTGAGTGCTGCAACCTTTGCGGCCCATCATCGTTGTTACTTCCTCGACTTGCCTCAATTTGGTCGCTCCGACATGGTGCTGGTTCAAGGCCCGCTCTGGAGTTGGCACGCTCGCAAAATGCTGGGCTTTATGGATGCCGTGGGCATTGTCAAAGCCCACCTGATCAACCAGTCTTTTGGCGGTGGTGTGGCCCTGCGCCTGGCGGCTGATAACCCTGAGCGCGTGGCTCGCATCATCACCATTGGCTCGCAACCGGTTGATCAGGGCGCACTCGCACCGCTGCCGCTGTTCAGCAAGCATGCGGCCAACCTGATGAGTGATTACTACCTCGAAGGTGGTGGGCCGAGCCTGGAAAAGATGCGTGTATTGCTGCAGCGCTATGAGCTGCATGATGACAAATGCTTGGACTCTGAAAACCTGCGCCTGCGTTTTCAGGCCAGTAACAACCCTGGCTACATTCAGCTGCTTAAAACGCCTGGTGCATTCGGTGACTGGGAGAATCTGCTGCCGGTGTTGAACCAGATAGAGTCACCCGTGTTGTTGTGCTGGGGACTGCATGACTGGTTTGGCAGTGTCGACGTGCCGATGATGATGCTTAACCGGCTACGCGATGGGAATCTGCACGTTTTCGGCAATGCTGCACATCACCTGCAGACTGAGTGCCCTGACGCGTTCAACCGTCTGGCCTCCTGTTTTATTGGAGCTGAACAATGA
- a CDS encoding Rieske 2Fe-2S domain-containing protein: protein MSEQPIVRRRVVKTGISDARTNNAKTQSQYQPYKDAAWGFMNHWYPALFSDELPEDHVEGFQICGVPLVMRRVNGKVFCLKDQCLHRGVRLSEKPMCFNKSTISCWYHGFTFDLESGELVTIVANPDDKLVGTTGITSYPVQEVNGMIFVFVREDDFPLEDVPPLSHDLPFRFPENNEKFPHPLWPDTPSVLDDNAQIRGMHRTGYGNWRIACENGFDNAHILVHKDNSIVHAMEWVLPLGILPASDDCITVVEDENGPKGMMQWLFTDKWKPVLENPTLDLKVEGVKGRFYRTSVVLPGVLMVENWPEDHVVQYEWYVPITDDTHEYWEILVRICPTKEDVDKFDYRYKYMYKPLCLHGFNDCDLYAREAMQNFYNDGTGWDDEQLVATDISPITWRKVASRWNRGIAKPGRGVAGSVKTSSLIFKDTADGHRPGYKVRKIEE, encoded by the coding sequence ATGTCCGAGCAGCCAATCGTCCGCCGGCGTGTGGTTAAAACCGGCATCAGCGATGCCCGTACCAACAACGCCAAAACCCAAAGCCAGTATCAGCCGTATAAAGATGCAGCTTGGGGCTTTATGAACCACTGGTATCCGGCGCTGTTTAGCGATGAGCTGCCAGAAGATCATGTTGAAGGCTTCCAAATCTGTGGCGTGCCGCTGGTAATGCGTCGTGTGAACGGCAAAGTATTCTGCTTGAAGGACCAATGCCTGCACCGTGGTGTGCGCCTGTCCGAGAAGCCGATGTGCTTCAACAAGAGCACCATTTCTTGCTGGTATCACGGTTTTACTTTCGACTTGGAAAGTGGCGAGCTGGTTACCATCGTTGCCAACCCGGACGACAAACTAGTCGGCACCACCGGCATCACTTCCTACCCGGTTCAGGAAGTGAACGGCATGATCTTCGTCTTCGTTCGTGAAGATGACTTCCCACTGGAAGATGTTCCACCGCTGTCCCACGACCTGCCGTTCCGCTTCCCGGAAAACAACGAGAAGTTCCCGCACCCGCTGTGGCCGGACACCCCAAGCGTACTCGACGATAACGCACAGATCCGCGGTATGCACCGTACCGGTTACGGCAACTGGCGTATCGCCTGTGAAAACGGCTTCGACAACGCTCACATCCTGGTGCACAAAGACAACTCCATTGTGCACGCCATGGAGTGGGTTCTGCCGCTGGGCATCCTGCCTGCGTCCGATGATTGCATCACCGTTGTAGAAGACGAGAACGGTCCGAAAGGCATGATGCAGTGGTTGTTCACTGACAAGTGGAAACCGGTTCTGGAAAACCCAACACTGGATCTGAAAGTGGAAGGTGTGAAAGGTCGTTTCTACCGTACTTCCGTGGTTCTGCCGGGCGTTCTGATGGTGGAAAACTGGCCGGAAGATCACGTTGTTCAGTACGAGTGGTACGTGCCAATCACTGACGACACCCACGAATACTGGGAAATTCTGGTTCGTATTTGCCCGACTAAAGAAGACGTCGACAAGTTCGATTACCGCTACAAGTACATGTACAAGCCGCTGTGCCTGCACGGTTTCAACGACTGCGACCTGTACGCCCGCGAAGCCATGCAGAACTTCTACAACGACGGCACCGGCTGGGATGACGAGCAACTGGTTGCCACCGATATCTCGCCGATCACCTGGCGTAAAGTGGCCTCGCGCTGGAACCGTGGTATCGCCAAACCGGGTCGCGGCGTAGCCGGTTCGGTGAAGACCAGCAGCCTGATCTTCAAGGACACCGCAGACGGTCATCGCCCTGGTTACAAAGTGCGCAAGATCGAAGAGTGA